One Bartonella kosoyi DNA segment encodes these proteins:
- the folE gene encoding GTP cyclohydrolase I FolE — protein sequence MRNGIKRGAKDSLLSEKKRPSLEEVEEAIRTLLLWVGENPRREGLLETPKRIAKAYRELFNGYHQSVEETLGTVFEEVSGYNESVIVKNIPFYSHCEHHMIPIIGKAHIGYLPDAKIVGLSKIARIVDIFSRRLQTQEAMTAQMAHALEMHLKPRGVAVLIEAEHMCMVMRGIQKQGSTTITKKFHGYYEKDQAAQAHFMMMVQRSS from the coding sequence ATGCGTAATGGTATTAAAAGAGGCGCAAAGGATTCTTTGTTATCTGAAAAAAAGCGTCCGAGTCTTGAAGAGGTGGAAGAAGCGATTCGCACATTACTCTTATGGGTAGGGGAAAATCCAAGGAGGGAAGGGCTTTTAGAGACTCCAAAACGTATAGCCAAGGCATATCGCGAGCTTTTTAATGGTTATCATCAATCAGTTGAAGAAACATTAGGAACGGTTTTTGAAGAGGTTTCAGGATATAATGAATCGGTAATCGTAAAAAATATTCCTTTTTATTCGCACTGTGAACATCATATGATCCCGATTATTGGAAAAGCACACATAGGCTATCTTCCTGATGCAAAAATTGTTGGCCTTTCAAAAATTGCGCGTATTGTAGATATTTTTTCTCGTCGTTTACAAACACAAGAAGCGATGACAGCGCAAATGGCTCATGCTTTAGAAATGCATCTGAAGCCTCGTGGTGTAGCTGTATTGATCGAAGCTGAGCACATGTGTATGGTTATGAGAGGAATCCAAAAGCAGGGATCTACAACAATTACAAAAAAATTTCATGGTTATTATGAAAAAGATCAAGCTGCACAAGCCCATTTTATGATGATGGTTCAAAGATCATCGTAA
- a CDS encoding alpha/beta hydrolase: protein MRSRVVLKYLTLLICISLLSACSDSRAVLWHGVHATPSMTAVEKEVEGKPISPKAIVPVYVATSRMMQNNYAQPYGSERSNKVHYNRIDVGIPQQHVKGLVEINAYKPTHDKYFAAVSLQKYDNKEQFKQQLNAALAKKPKGKREIFLFIHGYNNNFADGTFRTAQFTYDYSLNVVAVHYSWPSAGSIPLYIYDRDSANFARDGLIELLTLISETNADQISVIAHSMGNFVIMEAFRTLALQGKYKPIRRITSLLMAAPDIDIDVFERQLNDIKKLPQPTAILVSRADKALAVSGRLTGGHHRVGDGSDIEMLRKNGIAVLDFSHVDGGAHNVFASSPTLMALSREGSLASTIMQGTELSPSQALLADGSSVLEKTTHLILYTPLRFLSPRIPGR from the coding sequence GTGAGAAGTAGAGTGGTTCTAAAGTATTTAACGCTTCTTATTTGTATTTCTTTATTATCAGCATGTAGTGATTCGCGCGCTGTCCTTTGGCATGGGGTGCATGCAACGCCTTCTATGACTGCAGTAGAAAAAGAAGTTGAGGGAAAACCAATTTCTCCAAAAGCGATTGTTCCAGTGTATGTTGCAACAAGTCGTATGATGCAAAATAATTACGCTCAACCTTATGGATCAGAGCGATCAAATAAAGTACATTATAATCGCATTGACGTAGGAATTCCTCAGCAGCATGTAAAGGGACTGGTTGAAATAAATGCCTATAAACCTACGCATGATAAGTATTTTGCAGCAGTCTCATTGCAAAAATATGATAATAAAGAACAGTTTAAACAGCAATTAAATGCTGCTTTAGCAAAAAAGCCAAAAGGAAAAAGAGAAATTTTTCTTTTTATCCATGGATATAATAATAATTTTGCAGATGGCACATTTCGTACAGCACAGTTTACATACGATTATTCTTTAAATGTTGTCGCTGTGCATTATTCTTGGCCTTCTGCTGGATCAATTCCTCTTTACATTTATGACCGTGACAGCGCTAATTTTGCCCGTGATGGATTAATAGAACTCTTGACACTTATTAGTGAAACCAATGCTGATCAGATTTCGGTTATTGCACATTCTATGGGCAATTTTGTTATAATGGAGGCATTTAGAACCTTAGCTCTACAGGGAAAATATAAGCCTATTCGTCGTATTACAAGTTTATTAATGGCTGCACCAGATATTGATATTGATGTATTTGAGCGCCAACTTAATGATATAAAAAAACTTCCACAGCCAACAGCAATTTTAGTATCCAGAGCAGATAAAGCTCTCGCTGTTTCAGGACGTCTTACGGGGGGACATCATCGTGTGGGTGATGGTTCAGATATTGAGATGTTGCGTAAAAATGGAATAGCTGTTCTTGATTTTTCTCATGTGGATGGGGGAGCACACAATGTCTTTGCCTCTTCACCAACATTAATGGCTCTTTCTCGAGAAGGTTCTTTGGCTTCAACAATTATGCAAGGTACGGAATTGTCACCTAGCCAAGCTCTTCTTGCAGATGGTAGTAGTGTGTTAGAAAAAACAACACATCTTATCCTTTATACGCCTTTACGTTTTCTCTCTCCACGGATTCCAGGTCGATAG
- a CDS encoding HNH/ENDO VII family nuclease: protein MKWMKKRKHGATELFQFKGKKVYQEDTLFEPETISSWKEKGQIVSDTNVERMVSGRAPIGVDCRPIILYPITQEQNGPIVEVLYSFYQEKNSVTYIHQNTNFIRKVFF from the coding sequence ATGAAATGGATGAAGAAAAGAAAGCATGGGGCAACTGAGCTTTTTCAATTTAAAGGTAAAAAGGTTTATCAGGAAGATACGCTTTTTGAGCCTGAAACGATTTCTTCTTGGAAAGAAAAAGGGCAAATAGTATCTGATACAAATGTTGAGAGAATGGTGTCAGGAAGAGCCCCTATTGGTGTCGATTGCAGACCTATAATATTGTATCCTATAACACAAGAGCAAAATGGACCTATAGTGGAGGTTCTCTACTCTTTCTATCAAGAAAAGAACTCTGTTACTTATATTCATCAAAACACAAATTTTATCCGAAAAGTGTTCTTTTAG
- a CDS encoding iron-sulfur cluster assembly scaffold protein, with translation MSDNIYSDKILEYAAHISRIGRLNNPDATSKKQAHPCGSTITVDLKVEDHIVIDFAHEIHACVLGQASASLLAYHIIGQTTQDLKILRKVIYQMLTQDGPSPQAPFENFSCLQPIKDYKVRHAATLLPFDATIDCIQQIEENKCSNHSFDKKK, from the coding sequence ATGAGTGACAATATCTATAGTGATAAAATACTTGAATATGCTGCGCATATAAGCAGAATTGGGCGTCTTAATAATCCTGATGCAACATCAAAAAAACAGGCACATCCTTGCGGCTCAACAATCACTGTGGATTTAAAAGTGGAAGATCATATCGTGATAGATTTTGCTCATGAAATACACGCATGTGTGTTAGGGCAAGCCTCAGCATCACTTTTAGCATATCATATCATCGGACAAACAACACAAGATCTTAAAATATTACGTAAAGTTATCTATCAAATGCTAACCCAAGATGGTCCTTCTCCTCAAGCTCCCTTTGAGAATTTTTCTTGCTTACAGCCCATTAAAGATTATAAAGTGCGCCATGCTGCAACACTACTACCCTTTGATGCAACGATAGACTGCATTCAACAAATTGAAGAAAATAAATGCTCAAATCACAGTTTCGACAAAAAAAAATGA